The DNA sequence AACCAAATCAAAAGGGGTGCCTGTGGGAGAGAGCAGGTATGCAGCAGCGCAGCATCCGAGTGTCAGAGAGTCAGTGAGAGAGTGAGCTGTGCTGCAGCCAGGACTTAAATAACCTGGGAGCACTGTGGGCGCTCAGGTGCTCCAGGTTACACTACACCTTTTTTCACTGAAAGGGTGAAAGGGCAGCCTATTCTGCACTTCAGTGTGTTAGCCTTAGGGGAACCCTAAAttgcactttttcttttttttttcttttatattttttgttcacTAGAAGGGCACCCATAGAGAACCTCCAGGTCACAGGGCACTGCATTACATCCTCGTCATTTAAAGGGcacatcatattttctcatttttgggGGTTCTTTACATGGCAccatcacattttcttccacttCATTCCAGATTGTCACATATAGAGGCACTCTACAGGGcatttcatcctgatttacccaTAACTGGACAGTGGTCATTACAGaacttttgtatttttcctcctttgtgcgggcaccttagagggcactttatcataATGTGGGGAACTCTTAGAAGGctttttatcatactgtggggaaGACTTAGAGGGTATTTTATCATAATGTGGGGGTACTGCCCTGAGACAGTGACCGTTTATTTAgcattaaatcatattttaaaggTAGTAGTTTGCAGATATGATCCTTCATAGGCTCATGAGGTTCCTAAGGAAATTTTTGTATATGTAAACCATCTCTTGGGTTTGTAGGCTATTTAATGTTGTGAATACATTACAAAATATTGTATTCtaagtagaaaataatatttttttttacagaagttACTGTACATTAACGTGTTGCATTACATTACAACCACCATCCATTCCTTGCATTCTGTTACATCATCACTGTACGTTGATCCAAGTGTAACATtatcttggattttttttttttttgcattggaGAGTGGAACCATAATTTGCAAGACAAAAGTTTTGCAGAGGGCAATTATGCAAAGTCAGTTTGGCATATATTCATCTGACCAAAAGGTTCATTACCACTGTAGTGCTACTGTTCAGTGGTTTGACGTTACTTCAACCAGAGACAGGTAAGAATGAAAAGACTTGGGTCATAGTAGGTATAGGTCATATCTTTTTTGGTTGATAGAAAAAAGTATTTTGGAAAAATActtattattgtttttcatgtacTGTAGAAGTGAACGGATCACACATCTCGATCGAGACTTAATGCCATCAAATAAACATGACACAAAAGAGTTGGATGACTTGGGTTTTGTTGATGTGTCTTCTGTGGATTTGTTCCATTTTTAAAGGTAAGTAGACAAAATCTCCAAGTAATGAAGCCTGATTGCAACCATAGTATCTCATTGTGTTATTCTCCtgagaaattacattttgaacAAAAATTCTGAATATCTATTATGGTTATTTCAATATGTAAAGATATTGTGTTAagaatgtgtattttgtgtttcactTTTTATCTGATTTTATTATGATCCTCCAGCCAAAGGAGGGGGAAATTCTCTGGAAATCAATGATTGTCACCCTGAACAGAAGATAATCTTCATTGTTGCTGATAACTTCAATGGTCTCATTGGCaggaaacaaaataatttgcagAGTAAGTCAAAATcactataaatattttaattagtcatttattttcacaagtTGTATGTATGTCAGgctttagtttatttattactCATTGTTTTCAAATTACTCCTGTGTTTGCGGTAAAATGTTAGCAAATGTGTGTTGCAACATATTTTAACTTGTAGGAGAAACCACAAGCAGCCCAATCTGACCAGTACAACTATGTTGATGAAATTGAATTAGCTTAAACAGACGACTTTGGCTAACATGAGGGAATCCATGTGTGTTTGCCTCTCAGGCACTTCCATATTATACCACATTCAGTTCATGTTGTTTAGACCGTAATTACAAGCAGCATAGTCACAAAAACACGTTGACACCAGCCAGGAATTTCTGACAGCGACAACGAAAAGACCATCGCTGGCAATTACATAAATCAGATCCAAACACTAATAGTAGTAATCCAACTAATTCAAAAGAAGCTATACAGAATTTGTTTGTATCTGGTTTCACTTAAACTGCTACAAATATGTAACACAACAGAAGAAGCAAATTTAGGATATTGATCTTAATGTCTTCATTCTGTCACCTCTGTTTAGTTTGGACAAATTGTGATTGGAACAATGCacatatttataaatgtttaatgaaaagaaacaaaataaaaacttgaatCAGCTAACTTCCCTCCAAAATATGACGCATTCATTATCAATATTCATGGACAAATGACGtatttttatcagattttgaacaacaaacatcatttttaacaaaaaattcctactaaaatgtgtctgttgtaacatttttaagtaACAAATCATGAATGAACAATGGCAAACCCATAGACACAACGACACACACAATAACGACACTTTGTCCAAACtagtttgtttaaaacataGTCTGACCTTTAGCCCTGCAGTAGACTGGTGACATGCTAGGTgtgcctgtttctctgtcagcGATTTTATTATTCGTGGATGTtacattttgtgtgtaattAGTTCTGCTTTTGTGTAACTGCTCTAAATATTGTGTAAAAGTATGTAAGAGATATAAGATTATTATGAGATtattatgtgacagtaaaaaaaactgccTTCTTTACCACTCAACAGTTGACAATTGCATAATATTTCTGCAGAAAAATGCATCTAAACGTGAGTACAGCCAACTAGAgtaaagaaattttaaaaaaacttacatcagcaacaaaataaaagtctaACTGTATTTCTGTTCTTAAGTAACACGTCGTCTGTGGGGTGCAGAGTGGCCTCAAATGGATGATAAGAATGATTCTCTTGTACTGCGCATTTTAAAGTGGCATATCAACAGAAAATTGCATCTGTGTGTCCTGAATGGGACACATTGCAATGCTACAGTATCTCAGCTCAAAGGTGATATTACAtaactgtattttatatttcccagtgtcatttttcaattcTGAGAGCACCacacaatgacattttaatcatcTTCACTGTATATTGCTTGGCAGCAAAGGAATGCAGTGCACAGAAGGAACCAAACTGTGTCTTCAGTCGAATGATCGACAGTAAGCTCATATCTTCTAAACTTTTCTACAAGAGTACCTGACTGCAGCAACATGGCAGACGACAAGCACAATGGTCATCCGTAGACAGGAAGTCATGTGACATTTCGCCCTTTCAAAACAAGAGTAGAATTTATCTCCACAAACTTCTAAACAAAGTCAGGAGAACTTTTTCTGCATCCCtgtcatttctcattttaaatcttaaaaatgaatttagaatttacttaaaaaaactaaaaaaaacatttaaaaaattgaaattcatttttttaaacaacattcTTCTTTGTTGAATTTGCAATTTTTCCAGTGACTATACAGAACATATACTGAAGGCCTATTGTACAGCTCCTAAAAAATAAATGGCTATTACTCCATTTTAAGTAACAGCATTCCTCTTTATCAGGCTGAAGTTCTAAATACCCAGcctggccaaaagtatgtggacaactGAACATTTTCACCACATGTGATAAGTGATTGTGATACCATGGACATTCATCTGCTACTACAGCCTCCACTGACTCTGGTTTCAGTCTTTTATGTCTCACCatttaatatacagtaacaAAGTGTCAGACACAGCACGGGGACACCTCAGGGGACGGTCCTATCTCCCTTTCTGTTCACACTCTACACCTCAGACTTCAGATACTGTTTACAGTCCTGCCACCTGCAGAAGTTGGCAGAAAGGTCAGAGCTGTCTGTATTTCCTCAGGAGACTCAGCTCTTTCATCATCTGCAGAACAAACCatgttgcaaatgttttatcacTCAGTGGTGGCCAGCCATCTTCTACACTGTAGTGTGCTGGGGCAGCAGGGTGAAGGCAGCTGATGCTGATAGACTCAATAAGCTCATCAGGAAAGCGGGTTCTTTCCTGGGAGTGGAACTGGAGTCTTTGGTGGAGGTGTCGGAGAGGTGGATGCTGAGGAAACTATTCAGTATTATGGACAAAGCCTCTCATCCCCTGcatgccaaatcataacagaagttatctcagagcactttcacatagagcaggtctagaccgtactctttattTAACAGATTCCCAACATTCCcacatgagcaagcacttggcgacagcagcaaggaaaaactcccctttaacaggaagaaacctcaagcagaactgggctctaggtgggtgCCATCTGCCTGGACCgtttgggttgagagagaaagaaggagggagggggaaagagacacagagtagcataataacaacaataataacaataacaacggtaataataatagaaatatgactaatgataatgatgatagcAGGCGTGGTCATCAAGCAGGTCCTTGTATGGTCCTCGCCATATTAGGCACTAGTGTTAGCATTTACTCCTTATACTCCTTATACTTTACATTTATTActctattgtttttattctcatgTTGTTGTCATTTCTGAGCAATCTCCGGCACAAGACTTTCCTTCAGGATTAATTAAGTTCTATCTGATCTAAATACCATGAAGTATAACTTCTGCTGCATATCATCACACACCTGATATGCACACCTGACTTCATGAAGTCTGCCATGTTGCTGCAGCCATGGCGTTTCATTCAGTATGGAGTggaaaaatcaattaataaaatggggctgataaaaaaaaacaattgaattTGCACTTAACTTAAAAATTGGAAATGTGGAATTATGAATGAACTTTCTtacaatcacatttttaaatctgAATTAAACAATTTTGGTTTCATGAATTTTacaattcagtttttttcttaacCTCCCCTCCATTTAGTTAATTTCaaagaaatatgtaaatattataaataatattagaTCTTATAGCTTTGTCCCACCAGGTCTATGTTGGTCTATATTTCTTCTTTACTGGGTGTTACATACTGACTTTGTTTCCATTAATAGGATCTTGCCATGCTAGATGTTTGGATACAGAAACTGTGTGTGAAAATTCTACTTATAATGAAGACCACTGCAAAAAAATGGGTGAGCTCCCTTTAGATaagcaaaaaaatgaaattgtgaaGGTTTCTGCttcttatttacagtatattccattaaatgttttgttgtcagaTACGCAAAATCCATGGATCAAGGACAAGTACAGCATCAACTTCACAAGTACAGGGAGCCATTGCCTCAACTGTAATAATCCAGTGAAAACACCTGAGAGGACAATTAAtttgaaacaaaatgtaacagttgataaaaaaggaaaacttgACCCTGCTCAAGCTGTGTAAGACATACTCCATTAATttattaaaggtgcaatgtgtagaatttagtggcatctagtggaacagacttggcagaaatgaaatgtataattaataagaatgttttaattagtgcataatcacctgaaaataagaattgtagttttcgttaccttagaatgagccctttatatctacatagagagcaggtcctcttccacggaggccgccatgttgcaccgccatatTTCTACAGCAGCCCAGAAcgaacaaaccaaacactggctctagagagggcctttttatattttttgcaagtttcgcGGCAACCATAGATTGTTCTACACACTTGGAAGTGGAGGGTGAGGGAAGGgatattcatttggttgcaatctgcaatctcaccgctagatgccactaaatcctacaaacTGGTCTCTAAAGGAagaaattttgggaaatatgctagTTCACtttttgctgagagttaaatgagaagaacCTGGTGGAAACAGCAAGCacggctctgtccaaagttaatAAACTTGTGCTACCAACACATCTAAGGCTCTCTTACATGttaaatcttgtttgtttgatccatacacaaacagagtagttgtaaagtaaaaatgatcattttcccagcaacctcatggtgacaaCAAGGCTCTGGGAAATCACTGTTGTTTGCCCAGAAATAGTTACAGCATGTAACTTGccgtaaaaccacaacattttaccaagcggcaacctctggggctgaaaaattaagccaatgcagaagtgccaaaaactgcagttccttgaatgaccacttgaggctggctccaaaagcaagtcaatctccatagacccccatgttaaaatgcccaactttacagcagaaatgaaCATGtctacagcctggtacaaaaaacggttttggtctctatagctaatttcccctttcatgacaactgtacgggggggtgaattttttttataactcacccgtttaaattttattaagccataaaaTTacgcataatgaaggacatggctgctttgagtctgccagctgctaggtggcttgtttcagccattcggccctgCTCTTTACCCATTTTGGATTGGCCGGGAGTTAGACAGAGTCACACACTGCCAAAGTGGCGACGGCTGGAGCGGCtgactttgagcttcaaaaccactcaccagaaaccaatgggtgacgtcacggtgaatacgtccatatttttatacagtctatgcattttacATTTCCAATATTTCCGTTTATGTATGGATTAAGCGTACaagataaaatgtgttaattagggaactttagaggtgtttttaggtgtattttttaaactttagtCAGAGCCAACTAGCTGTTTCGACCGGCTTCCTGTCTTTATGCAATGCTAAGCTAATCGCCTCCCTGCTCCAGCTCCATATTTAACGCACAgatgtgagagtggtatcaatcttctcatctaactttcgccattaaaaagcaaataccaaaatgtcaaactaatcctttaaacaatgaaattaaaacagagaaaatgtattaGTATTGTGTATATTTAGGTTTTGACACTAAGTACTGATTACAGAGTTGCACATGATATCTCACATATATAAGCCATGCTTTTCCATCTGTCAACAGTAAAATCATGAGCGATATTGCCAGCATTGTTGCCTCTTTCAATGAGTCTTCAGCTGAATTGAATGCAGGAGGGGGAGTCACGGGTGCTGTAGTGAAGAAAACGGAGCCCGAGGATGTAGACGAAGTGTCCCTCGCTTATTTATCTCCGAATGACTCCATAAATGTGGGTGCATTACTTTTATTTGACCTTCATACCATGTCAGCAAAAATTCAAGGTATAATAGATTTCAGAATAACAGTATGTTTTCTGGATGTGATAAGAtgtgtttaccatcttagtttagcacgttagcatgctaacattgaCTAATTAGCAGAAAAAGtagagctgaggctgatgggaacgtcatcagtttttctggtaattTTACCTAATGAATGTGTGTAGCCAATTTCAGTGGAGTCCATCCAATACTTGTCATGACATTTCACTTCCCTACACTGTCTCTGGTCCTGGGCCCCGAGCCCATTTACTGAAGGcttaaacctttaaaaacaaacagttcagtgttttaaaGAGGCTAAATAATTTCCAATATCTTAACTGGACTAAATTGAAGTTGATAGTTTCATAattttttcaactttaaaacTGGTACACTATATAGTTTTGACAACAAACTTGTTACGCTCTTTCCTGCAGATTATAGACAGCAGAGATTTTCTGCCTTCGTTTTCAAGATCTGTTACAGTGTCAAAACAAGCTTTTGAAAAAGCTTTCGATTCGAATGTGAGTGAagcatttgcagctgttttgcGATTCAACAATATGGCTCAGGTAAGAAAAATACCTGTAATTTCACCTTCATTGATACAGCTTACATATATGATCATGTTActactttgttgcatttttccaGGATGAGTTGAACAGCACTGTTTTAGATGATGAAGTTGTAGCAATTGAAATGGGAGTTGCTATCACCAATCTCACAGACAAAATATCCATCAATTTTCGGAACTTGAAATatgtaagttaaaaaaaaaaaagtgctgtatTAAATATGTATCATCTGTACTTCATTATTGTCCAAGAGCACATTGTCAGTGCAGCTCTGTTACTTTGTTTGCAGGAAGGAATTCCAAGTTGCCGATCATGGAATGGTGAAGGTATTTTTCCCcactaatttgcatattgatgTTGATGCTGCAGCACAACCAGTGTTGGAAAAAGTAgacagatcctttacttaagtaaaagtaccaatacagcactgtaaaaatactccattacaagtaaaaaacctgcatgaaaaatcctacttaagtaaaagtacatgagtattatcagtttgatgtagttaaatacttaaaatattgcagtaaaagtagtggtttggtccttctgactgatatattattattatatatgacatcattatattattaatactgaagcatcagtgttagagcagcatgttactgttgtagctgctggaggtggagctagtttcaactactttatatacagttagtttaGTCTaatggttcccaacctaggggttgggcccctccaaagggtcaccagataaatctgaggggtcctgagatgattaatgggagagaaaagaagaaaaaacaaagatctCATACTGATGTTGCATAATCTGTCTGCTCTCTCATCTGGCTGACCATGTTTTGGGTTATTTTAGAATCTGCATGTGTTAGTCTCACCGATCGTCATTTAATTTGACTTATATTAGGATTTAGACAGCTATTTACAGCTTATAACAGCTTATAACAGCAGTTGTCTTtatgatgtaatattttatatgattgtatTAGAAATGTTATTGTATGttggaaaatatttttgttatttgctttaggttgtttgttgttgctgcttggAGTTACAGGAGGTTGCAGTGAAATTTTTCCCTACACTGCTTGTAAATACACTCTGACAGATATGAAGTGAACGTAGCATTAGCTCCACCTATGCTTCAAATTCTATGACAAGTAACAATGTCTGCTATGAAAAAGgtctaaatgaaaatgaaagattgTCGCTATCGCACAGTGTAGATACGCAATTACTGGGACACCTAAATGGGGAAGAGCCATTATTGATATCATTAGTTTGTAATTTTGCTGCGAAAAAGGTCAATTATGTCTGTTTCTAATAGTAAACTTTATCCAGTCAAGAACTCTTGTGGGATGTAATGcactacacatacacaatagATTGCACAAGGCTGTGTAAATGTTATAAAGTATTTCTCTATAGTCTGCACACAACTGTGGTACTTTGGTTTGACTGGAACATGCCCCACATGTGCAGGGATTGGCTCATGTGCGGGCGTCTTTAATAGTGTGAGTGTGTCCTCACAGCGAaatttgtttgaatgttttgattTGTATTTACCTTAATCTACATCCTGAGTTTATCATAatagtatttttactttaaaagttttaaactattttaaagaGGGTTGTTGAAACTGATGGATTTATGAACCCTCTGGTTTCACTGTTTACATGCTCTGCTCCTGTCTTGCAGGAAACCAGCCAAACTGGACAGATGATGGATGTGAGACAATACAAGATGGAGACAACATTACATGCCGGTGTTcgcatttgacattttttgctaTCTTATTGGTGCGTTTTACTTCTATTGTAATATTTGCATGATATACTAAGCTTCAGTCACTTAATTTTCATTCCCATTAGGGtgcaaatatttgcatatttgtttgCCCATGTTAGCTGATTGCACTTCCTAGCTAAACCATTACCAGTGCCAATGCCTGTAACTAAATGcctaaaagtgtttatttttcttgtccCTTTGCAGGCTCCCCTCAATGAAACCATCTCTAGTTCTGATTTGAACGCCCTCACCATCATCACTCAAGTTGGCTGTGGCTTGTCCATGTTCTTCCTCGGCATAGTCCTCTTCATGCACTTCTTTATGAGGTAACagtaataaaactttatttatgtatcaCCCCTCAGAGATGCAAAACAGTCAGCttcacagagatgaaaaaagaaaaatacatgcaAGAAGtagacattaaaaacaaatacaggaaaATATAAGGTAACATACAAAGAAAggtgacatttaaaagaaaataaaaataacttaaaatgaaaaaatacatacCTGTGACTAGACTAGACACTTGACACttgatttt is a window from the Thunnus thynnus chromosome 18, fThuThy2.1, whole genome shotgun sequence genome containing:
- the LOC137168867 gene encoding adhesion G protein-coupled receptor G3-like isoform X1; amino-acid sequence: MTQKSWMTWVLLMCLLWICSIFKAKGGGNSLEINDCHPEQKIIFIVADNFNGLIGRKQNNLQIDNCIIFLQKNASKLTRRLWGAEWPQMDDKNDSLVLRILKWHINRKLHLCVLNGTHCNATVSQLKAKECSAQKEPNCVFSRMIDRSCHARCLDTETVCENSTYNEDHCKKMDTQNPWIKDKYSINFTSTGSHCLNCNNPVKTPERTINLKQNVTVDKKGKLDPAQAVKIMSDIASIVASFNESSAELNAGGGVTGAVVKKTEPEDVDEVSLAYLSPNDSINIIDSRDFLPSFSRSVTVSKQAFEKAFDSNVSEAFAAVLRFNNMAQDELNSTVLDDEVVAIEMGVAITNLTDKISINFRNLKYEGIPSCRSWNGEGNQPNWTDDGCETIQDGDNITCRCSHLTFFAILLAPLNETISSSDLNALTIITQVGCGLSMFFLGIVLFMHFFMRKTKTSKTTWLLIHLVLAMFLLNLTFLINSFVAKMKNSVGCKIMAAFMHYFMLATFTWFAVQAFHLCLQLYTRGNISIHHYILKASITSWVLPSVVVIVLFILGKYGEQVIHTDNTENNEAMCWITDSDVHYIVNIGYYVLVFLFTFTTFIIMLSWLFCLKRTKAGNAQMSRNGKNIVTILGLCCMLGITWGFAFFAYGALRIPSYYIFTALNSFQGFFLFIYYYNTRQWGEINGGVNKNSDSNSSVATLNTGLDNHKNPYTNQPGKK